The following are encoded together in the Bradyrhizobium sp. CCGUVB1N3 genome:
- a CDS encoding MarR family winged helix-turn-helix transcriptional regulator, with amino-acid sequence MTASTGRNELPAAASRKRTGNGAARPDDADEVGLDALVGHAGYAVRRFQIWIFQDFVRTLAAVDIRPTQYSVMTVIGANPGLSQMAVAKRLGIERARLVHLLDSLERRKLVKRIKSKTDRRSHALHLTAQGELSLLKFKQLAAEHERHVEQKIGKANRERLLQILAGFT; translated from the coding sequence GTGACAGCCAGTACAGGCCGGAATGAACTGCCAGCCGCCGCGTCCCGCAAGCGGACCGGCAACGGCGCGGCGCGGCCTGATGACGCGGACGAGGTCGGTCTCGATGCGCTGGTCGGCCACGCCGGCTATGCGGTGCGGCGCTTCCAGATCTGGATCTTCCAGGACTTCGTCCGCACGCTCGCTGCCGTCGACATCCGGCCGACGCAATATTCGGTGATGACCGTGATCGGCGCCAATCCGGGCCTCTCCCAGATGGCGGTCGCAAAGCGCCTCGGCATCGAGCGGGCGCGGCTGGTGCATCTCCTCGACAGCCTCGAGCGGCGCAAGCTCGTCAAGCGAATCAAGTCGAAGACCGACCGCCGCTCCCACGCGCTGCATCTCACCGCACAGGGCGAGCTATCGCTGCTCAAGTTCAAGCAGCTCGCCGCCGAGCACGAGCGTCATGTCGAGCAGAAGATCGGCAAGGCGAACCGGGAGCGGCTGCTGCAGATCCTTGCCGGCTTCACCTGA
- a CDS encoding tannase/feruloyl esterase family alpha/beta hydrolase has protein sequence MRSGLISAVALAALLGSTALVRAEGEVCSPVTTASLSIAGVEIVASKLQEAGNGLPKHCILTGLANQRTGADGKSYAIQFELRLPAEWNGRFLHQVNGGNDGVVVPALGDKPDGWASGGTVPLARGFAVLSSDSGHSGSDPANKPLGLAAGAAFGLDPQARRDYGYAADMTLSPVAKKIIALHYGRQPDRSYMAGCSNGGRHAMVAASRMPENYDGFLVGNPGFDLPRAAVQHAWDVQAFLKADPDLRKSITKEDAQLVASRITEACDALDGAKDGLTSNLTACQKAFDLKTLACAPGQTNACLPEAKVDALKASLAGPKNSKGEALYSDWPLDGGIGTGNWRAWKVESPVAPWNNFPIIATMGAASLNYIFSTPPVAVEGSSDKLIDALKAYDFDKDAPKIFAKDGTFTESAMDFMTPPDVDDPKLAGLQKAGRKMLIYHGQADPVFSVNDTIRWYDQLNKNVQGNASNFARLFTMPGGTHCGGGVTLDKFDALTALTDWVEQGKAPERIVASINPANKEVPATWSANRTRPLCPYPSYSAYSGTGDVEDAANFVCKAP, from the coding sequence GTGAGGTCTGGCTTGATATCGGCAGTCGCGCTGGCTGCCCTTCTTGGATCCACCGCGCTCGTCCGTGCCGAGGGTGAGGTCTGTTCGCCCGTTACCACGGCGTCGCTGTCCATCGCCGGTGTCGAGATCGTGGCTTCCAAGCTTCAGGAGGCCGGCAACGGTCTGCCCAAGCATTGCATTCTGACCGGCCTTGCCAACCAGCGCACCGGTGCAGATGGAAAGTCCTATGCCATCCAGTTCGAGTTGCGGCTGCCGGCCGAGTGGAACGGCCGCTTCCTGCACCAGGTGAACGGCGGCAACGACGGTGTCGTCGTTCCCGCGCTTGGCGACAAGCCGGACGGCTGGGCATCGGGCGGCACGGTGCCACTGGCCCGCGGCTTTGCGGTGCTGTCGTCGGACAGCGGACATTCGGGCTCCGATCCCGCGAACAAGCCGCTTGGGCTCGCCGCCGGTGCGGCCTTCGGGCTCGATCCGCAGGCACGGCGCGATTACGGCTATGCCGCGGACATGACGCTCTCGCCGGTTGCGAAGAAGATCATCGCGCTGCATTACGGTCGCCAGCCGGATCGTTCCTACATGGCCGGCTGCTCGAACGGCGGACGTCATGCGATGGTGGCAGCCTCGCGCATGCCGGAGAATTACGATGGCTTCCTCGTCGGCAATCCCGGCTTCGATCTGCCGCGCGCCGCGGTCCAGCACGCCTGGGACGTGCAGGCCTTCCTGAAGGCCGATCCGGATCTTCGCAAGTCGATCACCAAGGAGGATGCGCAACTCGTAGCTTCGCGTATCACCGAGGCCTGCGATGCGCTTGACGGCGCCAAGGATGGCCTCACGTCCAATCTCACCGCCTGCCAGAAGGCGTTCGATCTCAAGACTCTTGCTTGCGCGCCGGGTCAGACCAATGCCTGCCTCCCGGAAGCCAAGGTCGACGCGCTGAAGGCCAGTCTTGCCGGGCCAAAAAATTCCAAGGGCGAAGCGCTCTATTCGGACTGGCCGCTCGATGGCGGCATCGGCACCGGCAACTGGCGCGCCTGGAAGGTCGAGAGCCCCGTCGCGCCCTGGAACAATTTCCCGATCATCGCGACCATGGGCGCGGCGTCGCTGAACTATATCTTCTCGACTCCGCCCGTTGCGGTGGAAGGGAGCAGCGACAAGCTCATCGACGCGCTGAAGGCCTACGATTTCGACAAGGACGCGCCCAAGATCTTCGCCAAGGACGGCACGTTCACGGAGTCGGCGATGGACTTCATGACGCCGCCCGACGTCGACGATCCCAAGCTCGCCGGCCTGCAAAAGGCAGGCCGCAAGATGCTGATCTATCACGGCCAGGCCGATCCGGTGTTCTCCGTCAACGACACCATCCGCTGGTACGACCAGCTGAACAAGAACGTGCAGGGCAACGCCAGCAATTTTGCGCGCCTCTTCACCATGCCCGGCGGCACGCATTGCGGCGGCGGCGTCACGCTTGACAAGTTCGATGCGCTGACCGCGCTGACCGACTGGGTCGAGCAGGGCAAGGCGCCCGAGCGGATCGTTGCCTCGATCAATCCGGCGAACAAGGAAGTTCCGGCGACGTGGAGCGCGAACCGCACCCGGCCACTCTGCCCGTATCCGTCGTATTCGGCTTACTCCGGCACAGGTGACGTCGAGGACGCCGCAAACTTCGTCTGCAAGGCGCCGTAG
- a CDS encoding GntR family transcriptional regulator, translating to MTLDDLPPGALPAEPVVPRVDRALPSVQKVTRAEELRLQLADEIVRGTLPPGAPLDETDIARRFNVSRTPVREALRQLVASGLVEARAHRGAVVAQPSIERLTSMFEAMAELEAMCAGLAAERMSVAERHGLEAIHEELRVLSYTGNPERFHEVNERFHNAIYAGSQNGYIAEITLATRVRVQPFRRAQFRNLGRLAKSQAEHDRVVVAIMRGDKQGAAAAMRAHIELVRGEYEIYAVSV from the coding sequence ATGACGCTTGACGATCTTCCGCCTGGAGCTCTGCCGGCCGAGCCGGTGGTGCCGCGCGTCGACCGGGCGCTGCCTTCGGTGCAGAAGGTCACGCGTGCCGAGGAACTGCGGCTTCAGCTCGCGGACGAGATCGTGCGCGGAACCTTGCCGCCCGGTGCGCCGCTGGATGAGACCGATATCGCGCGGCGCTTCAACGTCTCGCGCACGCCGGTGCGCGAAGCGCTGCGGCAGCTGGTGGCGAGCGGCCTCGTCGAGGCGCGCGCCCATCGCGGCGCGGTGGTGGCGCAGCCCTCGATCGAGCGGCTGACGAGCATGTTCGAGGCGATGGCGGAGCTGGAGGCCATGTGCGCCGGCCTTGCCGCCGAGCGGATGTCGGTGGCCGAGCGCCATGGTCTGGAAGCCATTCACGAGGAACTGCGGGTCTTGAGCTACACCGGCAATCCGGAGCGGTTCCACGAGGTCAATGAGCGTTTCCACAACGCGATCTATGCCGGCTCGCAGAACGGCTATATCGCCGAGATCACGCTCGCCACCCGTGTCCGCGTGCAGCCGTTCCGTCGCGCCCAGTTCCGCAATCTCGGCCGGCTCGCCAAGTCGCAAGCCGAGCACGACCGCGTCGTCGTTGCCATCATGCGCGGCGACAAGCAAGGCGCCGCCGCCGCCATGCGCGCGCATATCGAACTGGTGCGCGGGGAATACGAGATCTACGCGGTGTCGGTTTAA
- a CDS encoding feruloyl-CoA synthase, giving the protein MTMATARGEASSLFATPKTVAEHRADGSIVLRCSEPLRDSARCIGDWLEQWARQAPDRIFLAERGKLDVPWTTVTYAQALRQVRSLASWILAEGLSADRPLVILSDNSVDHALLALAAQHVGVPSAAISPAYSLMSRDFDKLKSMISLLQPGAIYVSDTKPFAAALAAIRPLHQAEIVSGNADDAEALSFSALAATPESADVAKAFAAVSADTIAKFLFTSGSTGTPKAVINTQRMLTSSQQAKAQTWTFLAQGGDLVILDWLPWSHTFGANHNFNLVLRNGGSLYIDGGKPAPGLFATSLANLKSVMPTVYFNVPRGFDMLIAALRSDEELRRRFFDEVKFAFYAGAALPQNLWDALEELSIKTVGHALPMVSAWGSTETSPLATDCHFLAERSGNIGVPIPGTELKLVASGDKLEVRVRGPNVTPGYWKAPELTKQAFDEEGFYLVGDAVTFADSARPERGLFFDGRVAEDFKLNSGTWVSVGTLRVAGIAALAPLAQDIVVSGHGGDEVRFLVFPNIAGCRAHAGLPDTAAVSEVLRDDKVRSAIAQGLAKLKAQSTNSSGHATRALLLAEPPSVDGGEITDKGYINQRAVLTRRADAVARLNDDAPAEWIGCS; this is encoded by the coding sequence ATGACCATGGCCACCGCGCGCGGTGAGGCTTCCAGCCTGTTCGCAACGCCCAAGACCGTTGCCGAGCATCGTGCCGACGGCAGCATCGTGCTGCGCTGCTCCGAGCCCTTGCGTGACAGCGCGCGCTGCATCGGCGACTGGTTGGAGCAATGGGCGCGGCAGGCGCCGGACAGGATCTTCCTCGCGGAGCGCGGCAAGCTTGATGTGCCCTGGACCACCGTCACCTATGCGCAGGCCCTGCGGCAGGTGCGTTCGCTGGCCTCGTGGATTCTTGCTGAGGGCCTGAGCGCCGACCGTCCGCTCGTCATCCTCTCCGACAACAGCGTCGATCACGCGCTGCTCGCGCTCGCCGCCCAGCATGTTGGCGTACCCTCGGCGGCGATCTCGCCGGCCTATTCGCTGATGTCCAGGGATTTCGACAAGCTCAAGAGCATGATCAGCCTGCTTCAGCCCGGCGCGATCTATGTCAGTGACACAAAACCGTTTGCCGCGGCGCTCGCGGCGATTAGGCCGCTGCATCAGGCGGAAATCGTGAGCGGCAATGCCGACGACGCTGAGGCGTTGTCCTTCAGCGCATTGGCGGCGACGCCGGAATCTGCCGACGTCGCCAAAGCTTTCGCTGCAGTGTCAGCGGACACGATCGCAAAATTCCTGTTTACCTCGGGCTCGACCGGCACGCCGAAGGCCGTGATCAACACTCAGCGCATGCTGACATCGAGCCAGCAAGCCAAGGCGCAGACCTGGACCTTTCTCGCGCAAGGCGGCGATCTCGTGATCCTGGACTGGCTGCCCTGGAGTCACACGTTCGGTGCGAACCACAATTTCAATCTTGTGCTGCGCAATGGCGGATCGCTCTATATCGACGGCGGCAAGCCGGCGCCGGGGCTTTTTGCGACGTCGCTTGCGAACCTGAAGAGCGTGATGCCGACGGTCTATTTCAACGTGCCGCGCGGCTTCGACATGCTGATCGCGGCGCTGCGCAGCGACGAGGAATTGCGGCGTCGCTTCTTCGACGAAGTCAAGTTCGCCTTCTATGCCGGCGCGGCGCTGCCGCAGAATCTCTGGGATGCGCTCGAGGAGCTCTCGATCAAGACCGTCGGTCACGCGCTGCCGATGGTGTCGGCCTGGGGCTCGACCGAGACCTCGCCGCTCGCGACCGATTGCCACTTCCTCGCCGAGCGCTCCGGCAATATCGGCGTGCCGATCCCCGGAACTGAACTGAAGCTCGTTGCCTCCGGCGACAAGTTGGAGGTGCGCGTGCGCGGGCCGAACGTGACGCCCGGTTACTGGAAGGCGCCGGAATTGACGAAGCAGGCCTTCGACGAGGAGGGCTTTTACCTCGTCGGCGATGCCGTGACATTCGCCGACAGCGCGCGCCCCGAGCGCGGCCTGTTCTTCGACGGCCGTGTCGCCGAGGACTTCAAGCTGAATTCCGGCACCTGGGTCAGTGTCGGCACGCTGCGCGTCGCCGGCATTGCAGCGCTCGCGCCGCTTGCGCAGGACATCGTCGTCAGCGGTCACGGCGGCGATGAGGTGCGCTTCCTGGTATTCCCCAACATCGCCGGCTGTCGCGCGCATGCGGGGCTGCCGGACACGGCCGCTGTGAGCGAGGTGCTCCGCGACGACAAGGTGAGGAGCGCGATCGCGCAGGGGCTCGCAAAGCTGAAAGCGCAAAGCACAAATTCCTCCGGTCATGCCACGCGCGCGCTGCTGCTGGCCGAGCCGCCGTCGGTGGATGGCGGTGAGATCACCGACAAGGGCTACATCAACCAGCGCGCCGTGCTGACGCGCCGCGCCGACGCTGTGGCGCGACTGAACGACGATGCGCCGGCCGAATGGATCGGCTGTAGCTGA
- a CDS encoding DUF4089 domain-containing protein — protein MAAEPLDDYIDAVAQALVLPIEEAWRPAIRANLDVSLRLARLVDEFALPDEIEPAPVFTA, from the coding sequence ATGGCCGCCGAACCGCTGGACGACTATATCGACGCCGTGGCGCAAGCGCTGGTGTTGCCGATCGAGGAGGCCTGGAGGCCGGCCATTCGCGCCAACCTCGATGTCTCGCTGCGGCTCGCCCGCCTCGTCGACGAATTCGCGCTGCCGGACGAGATCGAGCCGGCGCCCGTGTTCACGGCCTGA
- the atzF gene encoding allophanate hydrolase, protein MGADQPETVAAIVAAHRAGAMTPAQTIARSYQRIRDYGDDAVFISLRDEKDAIAEAEKLAARKDAANLPLYGVPVAVKDNIDALGFPTTAACPAFSYTPTHDSTAVERLRAAGAIIIGKTNLDQFATGLVGVRSPYGIPKNPIREDLIPGGSSSGSATAVGAGLVPLSLGTDTAGSGRVPAMLNNIVGLKPSLGMISTAGLVPACRTLDCISVFALTVDDAALALSVMAGPDQADPFSRDRPLGAMTPFPANIRLGVPRNGQLIFFGDKKSEAAYGEALKRWTGLGATLVEFDLEPFYETARLLYEGPWVAERYLVIRNLLASAPDAIHPVTREITVAGARLTAAETFSALYRLQGLRKIAERAFAQLDAVVLPTAPTVYSTAQVLANPIELNSRLGTYTNFVNLLDLCGLALPASMRPDGVPFGITLLAPAGRDGFLASIGRVFHADTKLSVGAKGVAQAPLAPLPASSADEIPIAVVGAHLSGMALNGELKALNARLIEATKTAPDYKLYALDTTPPKPGMLRVEAGKGSAIALEIWALTASAFGKFVNAIPAPLSIGTIKLADGRSVKGFIVEPEALGAARDITAFGGWRAYMAETATA, encoded by the coding sequence ATGGGGGCTGACCAGCCAGAGACGGTAGCCGCGATCGTCGCCGCGCATCGCGCAGGTGCGATGACGCCGGCGCAGACGATCGCACGCAGCTATCAGCGCATCCGCGACTATGGCGATGATGCCGTCTTCATCAGCCTGCGCGACGAGAAGGACGCGATCGCGGAAGCCGAGAAGCTCGCGGCGCGGAAAGATGCAGCAAACCTGCCGCTCTATGGTGTGCCTGTCGCGGTGAAGGACAATATCGACGCGCTGGGCTTTCCGACCACGGCGGCCTGCCCGGCCTTCTCCTACACGCCGACACATGACTCCACGGCCGTCGAGCGCCTGCGTGCGGCCGGCGCCATCATCATCGGGAAGACCAATCTCGACCAGTTCGCAACCGGCCTCGTCGGCGTGCGCTCGCCTTACGGCATTCCCAAAAATCCGATCCGCGAGGATCTCATTCCCGGCGGGTCGAGCTCGGGCTCGGCAACGGCCGTCGGCGCCGGCCTCGTGCCGCTGTCGCTCGGCACCGACACTGCGGGAAGCGGCCGGGTGCCGGCGATGCTCAACAACATCGTCGGGCTGAAGCCGAGCCTCGGCATGATCTCGACGGCAGGGCTCGTGCCCGCGTGCCGCACGCTCGATTGCATCTCGGTGTTCGCTCTTACGGTGGACGATGCCGCGCTCGCGCTTTCCGTGATGGCGGGGCCGGACCAGGCCGATCCGTTCTCGCGCGACCGGCCGCTTGGTGCAATGACGCCGTTCCCGGCCAACATTCGTTTGGGCGTGCCGCGCAACGGGCAACTGATCTTCTTCGGCGACAAGAAATCGGAGGCCGCCTATGGCGAGGCCTTGAAGCGTTGGACCGGGCTCGGCGCAACGCTGGTCGAGTTCGACCTCGAGCCGTTCTACGAGACCGCGCGGCTGCTCTACGAGGGACCGTGGGTCGCCGAGCGCTATCTCGTGATCCGCAATCTCCTCGCCTCCGCGCCGGATGCGATCCACCCCGTGACGCGGGAGATCACCGTTGCCGGCGCGCGGCTCACCGCGGCCGAGACCTTCTCCGCGCTCTATCGTCTGCAAGGCCTGCGCAAGATCGCCGAGCGCGCCTTCGCGCAGCTGGATGCGGTGGTGCTGCCGACGGCGCCCACGGTCTATTCGACCGCGCAGGTGCTCGCCAACCCAATCGAGCTAAACAGCCGGCTCGGCACCTACACCAACTTCGTCAACCTGCTCGATCTCTGCGGCCTGGCGCTGCCGGCATCGATGCGACCCGACGGCGTGCCCTTCGGCATCACGCTGCTCGCGCCCGCCGGCCGCGATGGATTTCTCGCCAGCATCGGCCGGGTATTCCACGCCGACACGAAGCTCAGCGTCGGCGCAAAGGGTGTTGCGCAAGCACCGCTCGCTCCGCTGCCGGCCAGCAGCGCCGACGAGATTCCGATCGCGGTGGTCGGCGCGCATCTGTCCGGCATGGCGCTGAACGGCGAGTTGAAGGCGCTGAACGCACGCCTGATCGAAGCAACGAAAACGGCGCCGGATTACAAGCTCTATGCGCTCGATACGACGCCGCCAAAGCCCGGCATGCTGCGCGTCGAGGCGGGCAAGGGATCTGCGATCGCGCTGGAAATATGGGCGCTGACCGCATCCGCCTTCGGCAAGTTCGTCAACGCGATTCCAGCGCCGCTCTCAATCGGGACAATCAAGCTCGCCGACGGCCGCAGCGTGAAAGGCTTCATCGTCGAGCCGGAAGCGCTGGGCGCTGCGCGCGACATCACCGCGTTCGGCGGCTGGCGCGCGTATATGGCGGAAACTGCGACGGCGTAA
- a CDS encoding MarR family winged helix-turn-helix transcriptional regulator, giving the protein MTAPSTRSHKTPAEAGPTLDLERYVPAFITFIANKLSNSATAFYQREFGVNVTEWRIMSLLAIEPGIPASRICHVIGFDKGPVSRTLAGLDKRGLVAIRSDPNDGRTHSISLTAKGRTTHDKVIVAAFARERRLLSCLSKDEQEVLIDLLRRLHENLGAVTGGDA; this is encoded by the coding sequence ATGACCGCGCCCTCGACCAGAAGCCACAAGACGCCCGCGGAAGCGGGGCCGACGCTCGACCTCGAGCGTTACGTTCCGGCCTTCATCACCTTCATTGCCAACAAGCTCTCGAACAGCGCGACCGCGTTCTATCAGCGCGAGTTCGGCGTCAACGTCACGGAATGGCGGATTATGTCGCTGCTCGCGATCGAGCCTGGTATCCCGGCCTCGCGCATCTGCCACGTCATCGGCTTCGACAAGGGGCCGGTGAGCCGGACATTGGCAGGCCTGGACAAGCGCGGGTTGGTGGCGATCCGCAGCGACCCGAACGACGGACGCACGCACTCGATCTCGCTGACCGCAAAGGGCCGCACCACCCATGACAAGGTGATCGTCGCCGCTTTCGCGCGCGAGCGGCGGCTGCTGTCGTGCCTGTCCAAGGACGAGCAGGAGGTGCTGATCGATCTGTTGCGCCGGCTGCACGAAAATCTCGGCGCGGTCACCGGCGGCGACGCGTAA
- the hpxZ gene encoding oxalurate catabolism protein HpxZ, translating to MEIDLPDVIAEVKAAFERYETALVSNDVAVLGELFRNDSRTLRYGIGENLYGYEAISGFRAARSPVGLNRRTAKTVITSYGRDTAVASTLFYRDTMPGRVGRQMQTWVRFPEGWRVVAAHVSIIDEPKET from the coding sequence ATGGAGATCGATCTCCCCGACGTGATCGCGGAAGTCAAAGCCGCGTTCGAGCGTTACGAGACCGCGTTGGTCAGCAACGACGTCGCCGTGCTCGGCGAGCTCTTTCGCAACGATTCCCGCACCCTGCGCTATGGCATCGGCGAGAACCTCTACGGCTATGAGGCGATCTCCGGCTTTCGCGCCGCGCGCTCGCCGGTCGGGTTGAACCGGCGCACCGCGAAAACCGTTATCACCAGCTACGGCCGCGACACCGCGGTCGCCTCCACGCTGTTCTATCGCGACACCATGCCGGGCCGGGTCGGCCGGCAGATGCAGACCTGGGTCCGCTTCCCCGAGGGCTGGCGCGTCGTCGCCGCCCATGTCAGCATCATCGACGAGCCGAAAGAGACCTGA
- a CDS encoding AtzE family amidohydrolase, producing MTTAPEVTAADIAKAVAGGKLSALDATEAALARIKQHDTILNSFTDVTAERARAKARAIDADIAAGKKVGPLAGVPFAVKNLFDVAGLPTRAGSKINRDRAPATRDATLIERMEAAGAVLVGALNMGEYAYDFTGENVHDGPSRNPHDTTRMSGGSSGGSGSAVGGALVPIALGSDTNGSIRVPSSFCGIFGLKPTYGRLSRARSFPFVASLDHLGPFARSVTDLALAYDAMQGPDADDAACTTRGVEPVAPLLAESISGLRVAIAGGYFQKNVFPEAVEAVGRVAKALGATQMIDIPEAARARAAAYVITTTEGASLHLDRLRKRPNDFDPAVRDRLIAGAMVPAALVDRAQKFRRWYRAQLAEIFRSVDVLLAPATPCTAPKLGQVTFKLDGVELPVRANIGIHTQPISFIGLPVVAVPVPLEPMPIGVQIIAAPWREDVALRVAHALERMGVVSAPSPRGF from the coding sequence ATGACGACAGCTCCCGAAGTGACGGCAGCGGACATCGCCAAGGCGGTGGCGGGCGGCAAGCTGTCCGCGCTCGATGCGACCGAAGCTGCGCTCGCCCGCATCAAGCAGCACGACACGATTCTCAATTCCTTCACCGACGTCACTGCCGAGCGCGCTCGCGCCAAAGCGCGCGCAATCGATGCCGACATCGCCGCAGGCAAGAAGGTCGGCCCGCTCGCAGGCGTCCCGTTCGCGGTGAAGAACCTGTTCGACGTTGCGGGCCTGCCGACGCGCGCCGGCTCGAAGATCAATCGCGACCGCGCACCGGCCACGCGCGATGCGACGCTGATCGAGCGTATGGAAGCGGCCGGCGCCGTGCTGGTCGGCGCGCTCAACATGGGCGAATACGCCTACGACTTCACCGGCGAGAACGTCCATGACGGCCCCTCGCGCAATCCGCATGATACGACGCGGATGAGCGGCGGCTCCTCTGGCGGCTCGGGCAGCGCCGTCGGCGGCGCGCTGGTGCCGATTGCCTTGGGTTCGGACACCAACGGCTCAATTCGCGTGCCATCCTCGTTCTGCGGCATCTTTGGCCTGAAGCCGACCTATGGCCGGCTGTCGCGCGCACGTTCGTTCCCCTTCGTCGCGAGCCTCGATCATCTCGGCCCGTTCGCGCGCTCTGTGACCGACCTCGCGCTGGCCTATGACGCGATGCAGGGCCCGGATGCCGACGATGCCGCCTGCACCACGCGTGGTGTCGAGCCGGTCGCGCCGCTTCTCGCGGAATCGATCTCCGGCTTGCGCGTCGCAATCGCTGGCGGCTACTTCCAGAAGAACGTGTTCCCCGAAGCCGTCGAAGCCGTTGGTCGCGTCGCCAAGGCCCTCGGCGCGACGCAAATGATCGACATTCCCGAGGCCGCGCGCGCCCGCGCGGCCGCCTATGTCATCACCACCACCGAAGGTGCCTCGCTGCATCTCGATCGCCTGCGCAAGCGGCCGAACGATTTCGATCCCGCGGTGCGCGACCGGCTGATCGCAGGCGCCATGGTGCCGGCGGCGCTGGTCGACCGCGCGCAAAAATTCCGCCGCTGGTACCGCGCGCAACTCGCTGAGATCTTCAGGTCCGTCGACGTGCTGCTCGCGCCCGCGACGCCCTGCACGGCGCCAAAGCTCGGGCAGGTGACGTTCAAGCTCGACGGCGTCGAGTTGCCGGTGCGCGCCAATATCGGCATCCACACCCAGCCGATCTCCTTCATCGGCCTGCCCGTGGTTGCGGTGCCGGTGCCGCTCGAGCCGATGCCGATCGGCGTGCAGATCATTGCCGCGCCCTGGCGCGAGGATGTCGCGCTGCGCGTCGCGCACGCGTTGGAACGGATGGGCGTGGTATCAGCGCCGTCGCCGAGAGGGTTTTGA